Within Lolium rigidum isolate FL_2022 chromosome 5, APGP_CSIRO_Lrig_0.1, whole genome shotgun sequence, the genomic segment AACAAGCTCGTCCGATGTAGAACAAGTTCTCCAAGTTACTTTAACCATCCAATTTATAAGGTCTAATCTGGGATGAGCTATTTATGCTAGCTAGGTACATACTTCAAGCTAAACTTAGCCTGGCAGAATTTGGTCACTCCTTATGCATGCATATAGAATAGCGCACACAAAacgaacatcttgaaaaccatccaCAGATCGACCAGCATATATGAACACTACTTTTTCCTTAATATGTTGATTTTATACATATGCATATGTTTCTTCCATGAAGTTGTCATTTCCTCTCGAGAGCAATGGCCAATGATGATATCAAATATGAGGAGGTTAGTTGGTTTCTTCGAGAAATTAAAGACTCTTGTAAATGCACTATATCTTCTTTCTACACTATGCCAGAAAAATTGAATTTTCAAGGTGCATCCATCATTGAATCTTATGTTAATTAGCATATGAATACCTGGTCCATCGCAAATATTTGCTGCAGGAACATATTTCAAAATCACGAGGGGTGGAACTCTTTACATGCCGATGGACCCCTCTAAACCGTGAACCTAAAGCATTGATATTCCTATGTCACGGTAAATTTATTTAATTCTATGGCACTGCATTAAAATTTCAAAGATAATGGTACTTCAAGAAAACCGGAGACCATTATTGTTTTTGACGTCCTATAGTTTAATCATAACTTTTGTGTCTTGAACTTTTTAGGATATGCCATGGAATGCAGCATTTCTATGAGAGGTAAATAGAAAAATTATATAAATGTATGTGCTCTTATGCTTAACTAACAATTAAAGAAGATTATTTGTCTTGCTTCAAAATGTAGAATACACAGTTTTTGTGACCATAAGCTAAGCCATCATTTTTTTTGTATTAGCAATTTAGCACAAAAAATAACAAGAAAATAAATACCATAGAATAAATTGGACAAgtttaaatgttttttttttctcaggCACAGGCACACGATTGGCAAAGGCTGGATTTGAAGTGCATGGTGTGGACTATGAGGGCCATGGAAAATCTTCTGGACTTCAAGGCTACATTAGCAATCTAAATGATGTCGTCAGTGACTGCTTCACATACTTTGCAAGTATCTCTGGTACGTTCAGTATGTTATGTACTATATATTCTCAGATACTAATTAGCTCCTTGAATCATTCAATTGAACTATTAGGCGAAAACTCTACCCCGAACTCCATACCTATGTCTGGTCAGAATTTAATAGTCACTCTCTTCATGAATAAAAAAATAAGGAAATATTTTCTCCTATTTATTGGCATCACCATGTAATTGGTGAATGACTATACAACTTTAAATCTCAAATTTGGATGTCACGTTGTTCTCACTATAGAGAAAGAAGATCACAAGGGAAAGCGGCCGAAGTTCTTGCTTGGCGAGTCGATGGGAGGAGCAATAGCGTTGATGCTTCATAGGAAGGAACCTACCTTTTGGGATGGGGCCATTTTGGTTGCCCCCATGTGCAAGGTTAATTGCCCATGATTAATTAATCATGCCTTTGCTTCTTTCGTTGACATCTTACTGTTCTCAGTTTTTTTTAACATCCATAATGATACCTGCGGGTACACCCTATTTTGCATGTCACACTTCTAAGTTTCCAAAAAAAATGTGAAATAAATCATTAACCTAGGTTGTGTTGTATCATGGCCATCTTTATCATCTTTGCAAGGTTTGCTGAGAAGATTCGTTGGACTTTAGTTGCTATGTACCAGTCCCTGAATTTTTTGAGATCAATAATCGACATCATGGATATTACCtatatataaatataaatatatatttatatttatatttatatatatatgtctTGAAGTTTGGTCAGGTGTGGTGGAACTTAATTTTCGACATGGTAACATGATGCAGATTGTTGATGAGATGAAGCCTGCTCCAATTGTAATTTCAATTTTATGCAAGCTCAGCAATGTGATCCCTACATGGAAGATTATTCCTACTGATGATATCATTGATAAGGCAATTAAAAATGAGGAACGGCGTGAAGAGGTATAAGAAAAAAAAGTGAACCACTATATCATCGTACAATAATAGTTTGTGTCACTAGTAATTTTTTGGGATCATTGTATATCAAAATTATCTCTACATATAATCAGGTCAGAAACAATCCTTATTGCTATAAAGGAAGGCCTAGGCTAAAGACTGGTTATGAAATTTTTATGGCAAGCTTGGATATTGAAAGCAATCTTGACAAGGTACAAGACTAGGTTCAGTATATGTTGAACAAGTAACTACGAAAGATGGTTTTCATTGTTCTTTTAATTAATCTAAATTGTTCATATTGTAAAACAAGGTAACCATGCCATTCATTATAGTCCACGGTGGTGCTGATGCCGTCACTGATCCATCAGTAAGTGAGGCACTATATAAATTAGCTGAGAGTAAAGACAAGACGTTGAAGCTCTACCCAGGGATGTGTCATGCCTTGACGTCCGGTGAAACAGAGAGCAACATCGACCTTGTGTTTTCAGACATTATTCAGTGGCTTGATGAGAGGGCATCAGTTTCATAATGAATATAGTTAACAAGAGGAGTCTAAAAATGCTTAAATCTCCTCTTGTACCAAAAGTAAGAGTTCTAGAAAGCCATTTTCACAATTTTTTGAATGTACCTTTTCATACACCGAATTCTGAATATTAATAGTGTAATAGTTTTACAGCTGAAGGGCATAGCAGAGTAGTTTTTTTTTCATTAAGTGTGATTCGCAACAAAAAAAAAGTGTCGATAGCAAGCTTTGTTTTCTTGATGTATCTCTTTAGATAGATTCCATGTTTAAATTCACAGTGTACATGTAAATGAAATTATATTGGCAAGAAGTAACTGATATTCAGTGTAGATTCTTCAACAAAACGCGCAAATGTAAGAATTTCTTGTGGCTTGCTGTGGAGAAAGATGCAGCGCACCATTGAATTAAGCTGGTGTGTCGATATACACCACTCAGTACTGTCTTCTTTTGACCAGAAAAGTGTGCTCCTCGTTTAGAACATGTCGATTTCATATGACTTTTTGGTTGGTTCCAATACTTCGCACAAAATTCTTGTGCAACTAATTCATATGCATTCCAACAAAATTCAGGAACCATTTTTCAATAAAGAAATTCAGGAACCATATGTGTACTTCCTAATTTTTTGAACTTTACATCGTGAATTTAGTAGAAATACCTAAAAGCCAGTCaagaactgattttttttttctttcccttGTCTATTACATTTAAATTCTCAGGTGGGTGAACTTAGtagatttcattgcatatacttatCCATCTACGCATTACATCGTCAGATGAGTATATACTATTGGCTGTGTATTGCTGTAACTTAGGAGTAagcatttggtgcacatgggcaccagtgctctcagttttttaaatatttaaaaattTATATATCCatgtttcaaaaaatcatcacatttattctatGAATACATATATATGTTCCGAATACTCGTGAGAAGTTTTGGTAGAAattacattgtattttgagctacaggaaaaaaacaaatttaggACTACGTATAGAGATGTATATTtgtcaaaaatttgtcttttttatatagctcaaaatataacatatttttctccgaaatttctaccgtaccttcggaatgtttatatgtatgtagatatttaatttcaatttttttggaatACAAATAATATGACTTTATAgcaccaggagcactggtgctcatgtgctaaaGACACTTTTCGTGTAACTTAGCTTGTAGTCTGGCGAGGGACGGTAAGTTTGTTGTTAGTTTCTGGATATACAATTGGAGTGATGCTTTATACTTAGAGTTAAGAATGTGACATggaaatgttggagatatgcccaagaggcaataataaaatggttattataatatatctttgtgtttatgataatgtttgcataccatgctataattgtattaaccgaaacattgatacatgtgtgttatgcaaacaacaaggagtccctagtaagcctcttgtataactagcttgttgattaatggatgatcatggtttcgtgatcatgaacattggatgttattaataacaaggttatgtcattaggtgaataatataatggacacacacccaaatgagcgtagcataagatcaagtcatcaagttcaatttgctataagctttcgatacatagttacctagtccttcgaccatgagatcatgtaaatcacttacaccggaagggtactttgattacatcaaacgccattgcgtaaatgggtggttataaagatgggattaagtattcggaaagtgtgagttgaggcatatggatcaacagtgggatttgtccatcccgatgacggatagatatactctgggccctctcggtggaatgtcatctgattagcttgcaagcatgtgattggatcacaagagatgatataccacggtaacgagtaaagagtacttgtcggtaacgaggttgaacaaggtatggagataccgatgatcgaacctcggacaagtaaagtatcgcgtgacaaagggaatcggtatcgtatgtaaatggttcaatcgatcactaagttatcgttgaatacgtgggagccattatggatctccagatcccgctattggttattggtcggagatgagtctcgaccatgtctgcatagttcacgaaccgtagggtgacgcgcttaaggttcgatatcgcataagtagattcggaatatgagatggagaccgaagtttgttcggagtctcggatgggatccgggacatcatgaggaggtccgaaatggtccggagaataagattcatatatgggaagtcattttcagggttaccggaaaagttcaggatttttcggtattgtaccggaggttctagaaggttccggagggtaccatagtggggcccacctatcccggacgaccaacatggaccggagggtcgcataggcccacatgggccatgcacaccagccccccaaggcccatgtggctgtaccaagtggataagatcaaatcccttgaaaatagggacttaacttgggggaagttccccccttgttttggccgacccaaaggcttggaggaggggccaaggcagccccccacgcctatataagagggaggggagggctggggcgcagcacatcatccccccaagccctagccgcccctctctccctcctccttcttccgcgcgggcttggcgaagccctgcaggaatttctcctccacctccaccaccacgccgttgtgctgctcGGGATTTcgagggatctaccacacctccgctgcccgctggaacggggagaggaagggcttcatcgacaccgtacgcgcgaccgagtacggaagtgttgccggattgcagcatcggggatgatcgtctacaccaacaacgagatctaatctcgtaggctttggaaatcttcgagggttagtctcacatcaatctcgttgctccgatcttgtagattagatcttgggtgttccatagattggatcttgaatttattcgtcttgcggtaggaaattttttttttctatgctacgaaccccatcagtggtatcagggccatgtctatgcatagatctgttgcacgagtagaacacaatagttttgtgggtgttgatgcttttgttgctttagtttgcgtactttgcatcttgcgggatggtgggatgaagcggcccgggctaactttacatgaccgcgtctcatgagacttgctccacgcttgacatgcaacttgtattgcataagtggctttgcgggtgtctattgaaggagatatgccctagaggcaataataaagtggttattatttatatctttatgtttatgataaatgtttatatatcatgctataattgtattaaccgaaacattagtacatgtgtgatatgtagacaacaagaagtccctagtatgcctcttaaactagcttgttgattaatggatgattagtttcataatcatgaacattggatgttattaataacaaggttatatcattatatgaatgatgtaatggacacacccaattaagtgtagcataagatctcgtcattaagttatttgctataagctttcgatacatagttacctagtccttatgaccatgagatcatgtaaatcacttataccggaaaggtactttgattacaccaaacaccactcgcgtaaatgggtggctataaaggtgggattaagtatccggaaagtatgagttgaggcatatggatcaacagtgggatttgtccatcccgatgacggatagatatactccgggccctctcggtggaatgtcgtctaatgtcttgcaagcatatgaaNNNNNNNNNNNNNNNNNNNNNNNNNNNNNNNNNNNNNNNNNNNNNNNNNNNNNNNNNNNNNNNNNNNNNNNNNNNNNNNNNNNNNNNNNNNNNNNNNNNNgaacattatcaactttccccaaaggtttctttttagcattatcagcgagattaacatccaaataataatttttcaatggtggcaagtcaagcatatcatagactttcttaggcataacagaaatacttgcaccaagatcacataaagcattacaatcaaaatctttgactctcattttaatgatgggctcccaaccatcctctagctttctaggaatagaagtttcaagttttagtttctcttctctagcttttatgagagcatttgtaatatgttttgtgaaagccaagtttatagcactagcattaggacttttagcaagtttttgcaagaactttagaacttcagagatgtggcaatcatcaaaatctaaatcattacaatctaaagcaatgggattatcatccccaaggttggaaaaaatttcagcagttttatcacaggcagtttcagtagctttagctagtttcgggtaattttgcgcgctttgcactaggagtagaagcattgccaacaccaattattttaccattgatagtaggaggtgcagcaacatgtgaatcattagcattgctagtggtggtaatagtccaaactttagctacattttcctctttagctagtttttcattttcttctctatcccacctagcacgctagttcagccattaatcttatattctcattaattctaacttggatggcatttgctgtagtaacaattttattttcaatatccctattaggcataactttcgatttcaaaagatcaacatcagaggcaagactatcaaccttagaagcaagaatatcaattttattgagcttttcctcaacagatttgttaaaggcggtttgtgtactaataaattctttaagcatagcttcaagtccagggggtgtattcctattattgttgtaagaattcccataagaattagcataaccgttatcattattataaggatatggcctatagttattactagaattgttccgataagcattgttgttgaaattattatttttaatgaagtttacatcaacatgttcttcttgggcaaccaatgaagctaacggaacattattaggatcaacattagtcctatcattcacaagcatagacataatagcatcaaccttatcattcaaggaagaggattcttcaacagaatttaccttctcaccttgtggagctctttccgtgtgccattcagagtaattaaccatcatattatcaagaagctttgttgcttcaccaagagtgatggacataaaggtacctccagcagctgaatccaataaattccacgaagaaaaatttagtcctgcatagaaggtttggatgatcatccaagtagtcgagtccatgggttgggcaatttttaaccgagagatttcattctttcccaagcttgagcaacatgttcattatccaattgtttaaaattcattatgctactcctcaaagatataattttagcaggggataatatctaccaataaaagcatccttgcatttagtccaggaatcaatactattcttaggcagagatagcaaccaatctttagctcttcctcttaatgagaaagggaacaattttaattttataatgtcaccatctacatctttatatttttgcatttcacatagttcaacaaaagtattgagatgggcagcagcatcatcagaactaacaccagaaaattgctctctcatgacaagattaagtaaagcaggtttaatttcaaagaattctgctgtagtagcgggtggagcaataggtgtgcataagaaatcattattatttgtgctagtgaagtcacacaacttagtattttcagggttggccattttagcagtagtaaataaagcaaactagataaagtaaatgcaagtaaactaatttttttgtgtttttgatatagagtgcaagacagtaaataaagtaaaactagcaactaatttttttgtgttttgatataatgcagcaaacaaagtagtagataaaataaagcaagacaaaaacaaagtaaagagattgagaagtggagactccacttgcagcgtgtcttgatctccccggcaacggcgccagaaatttgcttgatgcgtgtagttgacacgtccgttgggaaccccaagaggaaggtgtgatgcgcacagcggcaagtttccctcggtaagaaaccaaggtttaatcgaaccagtaggagtcaagaagcacgttgaaggttgatggcggcgggatgtagtgcggcgcaacaccagagattccggcgccaacgtggaacctgaacaacacaaccaaagtactttgccccaaagaaacagtgaggttgtcaatctcaccggcttgctgtaacaaaggattaaccgaattgtgtggaagatgattgtttgcagagaaaacagttaaacaagtattgcagcagatttgtatttcgagtattaaaagaatggaccggggtccacagttcactagaggtgtctctcccataagataaaagcatgttgggtgaacaaattacggtcgggcaattgacaaatagagagagcataacaatgcacatacatgtcatgataagtatagtgagatttaattgggcattacgacaaagtacatagaccgccatccaagctgcatctatgcctaaaaagtccaccttcgggttatcgtccgaaccccttccggtattaagttgctaagcaacgagacaattgcattaagtatggtgcgtaatgtaatcaacaactacatcctcggacatagcgccaatgttttatccctagtggcaacagacacagcacaaccttagaactttctgtcacttgtcccgggtgtcaatgcgggcatgaacccactatcgagcataaatactccctcttggagttaaaagcaaaaacttggccagagcctctactagtaacggagagcatgcaagatcataaacaacacatatgtaataacttgataattaacataacatggtattctctatccatcggatcccgacaaacacaacatagagtattacggatagatgatcttgatcatgttaggcagctcacaagatccaacaatgaagcacaatgaggagaagacaaccatctagctactgctatggacccatagtccaggggtgaactactcactcatcactccggaggcgaccatggcggtgtagagtcctccgg encodes:
- the LOC124656495 gene encoding caffeoylshikimate esterase-like; this encodes MANDDIKYEEEHISKSRGVELFTCRWTPLNREPKALIFLCHGYAMECSISMRGTGTRLAKAGFEVHGVDYEGHGKSSGLQGYISNLNDVVSDCFTYFASISEKEDHKGKRPKFLLGESMGGAIALMLHRKEPTFWDGAILVAPMCKIVDEMKPAPIVISILCKLSNVIPTWKIIPTDDIIDKAIKNEERREEVRNNPYCYKGRPRLKTGYEIFMASLDIESNLDKVTMPFIIVHGGADAVTDPSVSEALYKLAESKDKTLKLYPGMCHALTSGETESNIDLVFSDIIQWLDERASVS